A DNA window from Pseudomonas sp. GD03919 contains the following coding sequences:
- the ltrA gene encoding group II intron reverse transcriptase/maturase — MKTQPATPVASAPSGGVMNWHDLDWATIQQAVRKTQLKIAQATQEGNWRRVKRLQRMLTYSFYGRCLAVRRVTENRGRKTPGVDGETWGSPQAKLRAVGSLSKQRGYRPKPLRRVWIPKPGKHERRPLGIPTMLDRAMQALHLQALEPAIESTSDPKSYGFRPDRSTADAMVELFHLLAPEVAPVWVLEGDIKGFFDNINHDWLCLNVPMDTKVLRKWLKAGVIDRRQLMATEAGTPQGGIISPCLANATLNGLETQLKRHLAKKLGIKKAEKTKVQCVRYADDFVILAASKELLEEEVKPWVEQFLSVRGVELSREKTRITHIHQGFDFLGWNFRKYVPKSPRRKAKLLIKPSKKNASALYRKVREIIKGSGALTQEALIGQLNPVLKGWAQYHSPVVAKQTFSRLDHLIFWRIWRWAKRRHPRKSADWIRKKYFRSIGGQSWVFAYPYKNGKGEKQYRRLYLLAGTAIVRHKRLPGAYNPYDMAHELKWEALRVQRMQHKLRYRGQILSIFRRQKGLCALCGQAVSKETGWHDHHVIRRVDGGPDTLCNRVLLHPNCHALIHSQRQEKTLQFSGL, encoded by the coding sequence ATGAAAACGCAACCAGCAACACCGGTCGCGTCTGCGCCCTCCGGCGGAGTGATGAATTGGCACGATCTTGATTGGGCCACCATTCAGCAAGCCGTTCGGAAAACGCAGCTAAAGATTGCGCAGGCAACACAGGAAGGTAACTGGCGCAGGGTTAAACGCCTGCAACGGATGCTGACCTATTCGTTTTACGGCCGCTGTTTGGCTGTACGACGAGTCACGGAGAACCGGGGTCGTAAGACTCCGGGCGTCGATGGAGAAACCTGGGGATCGCCCCAGGCCAAGCTCCGTGCTGTGGGAAGTCTGTCGAAACAACGGGGTTATCGGCCCAAACCGCTACGGCGGGTCTGGATACCGAAACCCGGTAAGCATGAGAGGCGCCCGCTGGGCATCCCGACGATGTTGGATCGGGCCATGCAGGCGCTGCATCTGCAAGCGTTGGAGCCTGCAATCGAAAGCACCAGCGACCCGAAAAGTTATGGCTTCCGGCCTGACCGATCGACCGCTGATGCCATGGTTGAACTTTTCCACCTGCTGGCGCCCGAAGTGGCACCGGTCTGGGTTCTGGAGGGGGACATCAAGGGCTTCTTCGACAACATCAACCACGACTGGTTGTGCCTGAATGTCCCGATGGACACGAAGGTACTGCGCAAGTGGTTAAAAGCCGGGGTTATCGACCGGCGACAACTCATGGCAACGGAAGCCGGGACGCCGCAGGGTGGAATTATTTCGCCCTGTCTGGCCAATGCCACTCTGAACGGTCTGGAAACTCAGCTGAAACGTCATCTGGCGAAGAAGCTAGGCATCAAGAAGGCCGAGAAGACCAAGGTGCAGTGTGTACGGTATGCGGACGACTTCGTGATCCTGGCGGCTTCGAAAGAGCTGCTGGAGGAAGAGGTCAAGCCCTGGGTAGAGCAATTCCTGTCAGTACGAGGGGTTGAGTTATCTCGGGAGAAAACGCGCATCACGCACATTCACCAGGGATTCGATTTCCTGGGGTGGAATTTCAGGAAGTACGTGCCGAAGTCACCACGCAGGAAAGCCAAGCTGCTGATCAAGCCCTCGAAGAAAAACGCCTCGGCGTTGTATCGGAAGGTGCGCGAGATCATCAAAGGCAGTGGGGCACTGACGCAGGAAGCGTTGATCGGCCAACTGAACCCGGTACTGAAGGGGTGGGCACAATACCACTCCCCGGTCGTGGCAAAACAAACCTTCAGCAGGCTGGATCATCTGATCTTTTGGCGAATCTGGAGGTGGGCGAAACGTAGGCATCCAAGGAAGTCGGCTGATTGGATCAGGAAAAAATACTTCCGATCCATAGGCGGGCAGAGCTGGGTGTTCGCGTACCCCTACAAGAATGGCAAGGGGGAAAAGCAGTACCGCCGGCTATACCTGTTGGCGGGAACCGCAATCGTGCGTCACAAGCGTCTACCCGGGGCTTACAACCCCTACGATATGGCGCACGAACTGAAGTGGGAGGCGCTGAGAGTTCAACGGATGCAGCACAAGCTGCGTTATCGGGGGCAAATACTCAGTATCTTCCGCAGACAAAAAGGGCTCTGTGCCCTTTGCGGGCAAGCGGTGAGTAAGGAAACGGGCTGGCACGATCATCACGTCATCAGGCGTGTAGATGGCGGTCCGGATACCTTGTGTAACCGCGTACTGCTTCATCCCAACTGCCATGCGCTGATCCACAGTCAGCGGCAAGAAAAAACTCTACAGTTCAGTGGTTTATAA
- a CDS encoding IS4-like element ISPa45 family transposase: MKIVQKITSQLDCPDFIDTHRQRPHDFTRRRQLTFKNLVLFLLNQPRTALQTELDQFYRVLNQASAETQVVTAQAFSKARGKLKPEVFESLNQTLQQQLDSLGLRQTWRGLRVLAVDGSTVHLPLESVMTRFFGCHSEFPVARLSMLYDVADGQTLHSLIVPSAVGERDCAHLHLEHLPADSLTLFDRGYPGHWLFALLEQHRRHFLMRLPCGYNAQVKQFLRSGQTEDTQFFSASHPEACLFCTEAGVDPAGRVELRLIRVELASGESEVLLTSLLDRQAFPAEVFADLYHRRWGIETDYRRLKQTLCLDNFSGRSVTAVKQDFHAGQLLKNLALLMQHLLQPVIEQRHKGRKLRWKVNFTQGVSRLKNTLVDLLVRPGVQGLANVMELMANSLSAVRPGRSFPRQRKRLASRGCEGYKPTR, encoded by the coding sequence TTGAAAATTGTACAAAAAATAACCAGCCAGCTCGATTGTCCCGACTTCATCGATACCCACCGCCAGCGCCCTCACGACTTTACCCGCCGACGCCAACTGACCTTCAAGAACCTCGTCCTGTTTTTGCTCAATCAGCCACGCACCGCCCTGCAAACCGAGCTCGATCAGTTCTATCGCGTGCTCAACCAGGCCTCGGCCGAGACCCAGGTGGTCACCGCGCAGGCCTTCAGCAAGGCGCGCGGCAAGCTCAAGCCCGAGGTCTTCGAGAGCCTCAACCAAACCCTTCAGCAACAGCTCGACAGCCTCGGGCTGCGCCAGACGTGGCGCGGGTTACGGGTACTCGCCGTGGACGGCTCGACCGTCCATTTACCGCTGGAGTCGGTCATGACGCGCTTTTTCGGCTGCCATAGCGAGTTTCCCGTTGCCCGTCTGTCCATGCTCTACGACGTCGCCGACGGCCAGACGCTACACAGCCTGATCGTGCCATCCGCAGTCGGCGAGCGCGATTGCGCCCATCTGCACCTCGAGCATCTGCCCGCTGACAGCCTGACGTTGTTTGATCGCGGCTACCCCGGACACTGGCTGTTTGCGCTGCTCGAGCAGCACCGGCGACATTTCCTGATGCGCCTGCCGTGTGGCTACAACGCGCAGGTCAAACAGTTTCTCCGCTCGGGGCAGACAGAAGACACGCAGTTCTTCTCTGCCAGTCATCCCGAGGCGTGCCTGTTCTGTACCGAGGCCGGCGTCGATCCCGCGGGCCGGGTCGAATTGCGCCTGATCCGGGTCGAGCTAGCCAGCGGTGAAAGCGAAGTGCTGCTGACCTCCCTGCTGGATCGACAGGCCTTCCCGGCCGAGGTGTTCGCGGATCTTTACCACCGCCGCTGGGGCATCGAAACGGACTACCGCCGCCTCAAGCAGACCCTCTGCCTCGACAACTTTAGCGGCCGTAGCGTGACGGCCGTGAAGCAGGACTTTCATGCCGGGCAACTGCTGAAAAACCTAGCGCTGCTGATGCAACATCTGCTGCAACCGGTCATCGAGCAGCGCCACAAAGGCCGCAAGCTGCGCTGGAAGGTCAACTTCACCCAAGGGGTGTCACGCCTCAAGAACACCCTGGTCGACCTGCTGGTACGCCCCGGTGTGCAGGGGCTGGCCAACGTGATGGAGTTGATGGCCAACAGCCTCAGCGCTGTGCGCCCGGGCCGCAGCTTCCCGCGCCAGCGTAAGCGCCTGGCCAGTCGCGGCTGCGAGGGCTACAAACCGACGCGCTAA